Below is a window of Planctomycetota bacterium DNA.
CTTCCCCCCGCCGGCCCACGTCCCCCCGGACGGCCGGGCCGCCGACGTCCCGGGCGACGGCCTCCGCCTCGCGACGCGACACCCGGTAGTTGACCGCCACGCGCGCCCCCGCCGCCGCCAGCGCGCGCGCGACCGCCGCGCCCACCCCGCGCGAGCCGCCCGTCACGAGCGCCCTCTTGCCCTTCAGGTTCATGGCGTTCTCGCCGCTCCTCCGTCCACTCCCACGACCGCGCCGGTGAGGAACGTCGCCCGGGCGGCGAAAAGCACCGCGTGGGCCACCTCCTCGGGCCGCCCCGTGCGCCCGAGAAGCGTCCGCCGGGCCGCCTCGCGCACGTCCCGGGGCGACCAGTCGCCGGTTGCGACGGGCCCCGGGCAGACGGCGTTCACCCGGACCGGAGCCAGCTCCGCGGCCAGGTACCGGGTCAGATGGATGAGGGCGGCCTTGGCGGCGCAGTAGTCGGGCCCCATGTGGAAGGGGCGCCGGCCGACGTCGCTGGCGATGTTGACGACACAACCGGCCGGCGAACGCCGGAGCAGCGGCAGCGCCTCGCGCGTCACCTCCACGGCCGAGAAAAGATTCAGCTCGAACGTGCTTCTCCAGGCCGAAAGAGGCGTGCGCTCGAAAGTTCCATGATGTTCCATCCCCCCGGCATTGTTGACGAGGATGTCGAGCCGCCCGCCCAGCCGCCGCACGAGGCGTCGCGCGTCGCGCCGGACGTCCGCCGGTATGCAGATGATTTCGCCGATCTCCCGGGCGGCCGACACGAGGGAAGCGGGATTCCGCCCGCAGATCACCACCCGGGCTCCGGCCTCATGGAAGGCGCGCGCGACGGCCTTTCCGATCCCGCGGGAACCGCCGGTGACGAGCACGGTCCGCCCCTCGAACTCCCGCGCCGGTGAAGTCCTCAAGAGACGAATCCTTCCCACGCCAGATCCCGGCGGCGCACGGGGCGCACGCCGGCCATGGCGCGCACGGCCCGCAGGAGCGACTCCTCGTCGCCGGATTCCAGGGCGACCCACCACACCCCGTGGCCGTCGGTCTGAAGGGCCGCGCGGGCGGGCCGGCCGAACTCCACGCGGCAGGCGGCGTCCCCTCCGAGGGCCGCCCGCGAGGCCTCTTCCACGAGGGCCCGGCGGGGCACCTCGAACCCCAGAAGCGTCCGCCAATAGCGGCGCGGCGAGGCGGCCAGGCGCGGCGAACCGAAGCCTCCGAGGTGCGCCAGGAGGGTGGCCGTCATGGCGCGATGTTCCTCCTCCCAGCGCGCCCCCGGCTCGGCGAACTCGTCGAAGCCCGCCTGGCTCAGGCGCGGATGAGGCGGCGCGGGGGACGGCCAGACGGCGAACACCTTTCCCGGCCCGGCGCCCCGGCGGGCGGCCAGGTCCTCGGGAATCGGAGACCAGTTCAGCGCCGCGAT
It encodes the following:
- a CDS encoding SDR family NAD(P)-dependent oxidoreductase; amino-acid sequence: MNLKGKRALVTGGSRGVGAAVARALAAAGARVAVNYRVSRREAEAVARDVGGPAVRGDVGRRGE
- a CDS encoding SDR family oxidoreductase codes for the protein MRTSPAREFEGRTVLVTGGSRGIGKAVARAFHEAGARVVICGRNPASLVSAAREIGEIICIPADVRRDARRLVRRLGGRLDILVNNAGGMEHHGTFERTPLSAWRSTFELNLFSAVEVTREALPLLRRSPAGCVVNIASDVGRRPFHMGPDYCAAKAALIHLTRYLAAELAPVRVNAVCPGPVATGDWSPRDVREAARRTLLGRTGRPEEVAHAVLFAARATFLTGAVVGVDGGAARTP